A region from the Jaculus jaculus isolate mJacJac1 chromosome 18, mJacJac1.mat.Y.cur, whole genome shotgun sequence genome encodes:
- the Unc5b gene encoding netrin receptor UNC5B isoform X2, protein MWARGALLLLALLLCWHPTPSLAGTGTGGQVLPDSFPSAPAEPLPHFLLEPQDAYIVKNKAVELRCRAFPATQIYFKCNGEWVSQSDHVTQESVDEATGLRVREVQIEVSRQQVEELFGLEDYWCQCVAWSSAGTTKSHRAYVRIAYLRKNFDQEPLGKEVPLDHEVLLQCRPPEGVPVAEVEWLKNEDVIDPTQDTNFLLTIDHNLIIRQARLSDTANYTCVAKNIVAKRRSTTATVIVFVNGGWSSWAEWSPCSNRCGRGWQKRTRTCTNPAPLNGGAFCEGQAFQKTACTTVCPVDGAWTEWSKWSACSTECAHWRSRECMAPPPQNGGRDCSGALLDSKNCTDGLCMQIAEASGDVALYAGLVVAVFVVVAVLMAVGVVVYRRNCHDFDTDITDSSAALTGGFHPVNFKTVRPSNPQLLHPSVPPDLTASAGIYRGPVYALQDPADKIPMTNSPLLDPLPNLKIKVYSSGTAGSGSGLPDGTDLLGVLPSGTYPGEFSRDAHFLHMRSASLSSQQQLLGLPRDPGSSVSGTFGCLGGRLSIPNTGVSLLVPHGAIPQGKFYEMYLLIHKAENTLPLSEGTQTVLSPSVTCGPTGLLLCRPVILTVPHCAEVSAGDWIFQLKTQAHQGHWEEVVTLDEETLNTPCYCQLEARSCHILLDQLGTYVFTGESYSRSAVKRLQVAIFAPALCTSLEYSLRVYCLEDTPIALKEVLELERTLGGYLVEEPKALLFKDSYHNLRLSLHDLPHAHWRSKLLAKYQEIPFCHIWSGSQKALHCTFTLERHSLASTELTCKVCVRQVEGEGQIFQLRTTLSETPAGSLDALCSAPGNAATTQLGPYAFKIPLSIRQKICNSLDASNSRGNDWRLLAQKLSMDRYLNYFATKASPTGVILDLWEAQQQDDGDLNSLASALEEMGKSEMLLAMATDGDC, encoded by the exons GTACGGGGACGGGCGGCCAGGTGCTCCCGGACTCCTTCCCCTCGGCGCCCGCCGAGCCGCTGCCACACTTCCTGCTCGAGCCGCAGGACGCCTACATCGTGAAGAACAAGGCCGTGGAGCTGCGCTGCCGCGCCTTCCCCGCCACGCAGATCTACTTCAAGTGTAACGGGGAGTGGGTCAGCCAGAGCGACCACGTCACGCAGGAAAGCGTGGACGAGGCCACAG gCCTGCGGGTGCGAGAGGTGCAGATCGAGGTGTCTCGGCAGCAGGTGgaggagctctttgggttggaggaCTACTGGTGCCAATGTGTGGCCTGGAGCTCCGCGGGCACCACCAAGAGTCACAGGGCCTACGTCCGCATAGCCT ACCTGCGCAAGAACTTTGACCAGGAGCCGCTGGGGAAGGAAGTGCCCCTGGACCACGAGGTGCTGCTGCAGTGCCGCCCACCGGAGGGGGTGCCTGTGGCCGAG GTGGAATGGCTCAAGAATGAGGATGTCATCGACCCCACCCAGGACACCAACTTCCTTCTCACCATCGACCACAACCTCATCATTCGCCAGGCTCGACTGTCAGACACGGCCAACTACACCTGCGTGGCCAAGAACATCGTGGCTAAGCGCCGGAGCACCACAGCCACCGTCATCGTCTTCG TGAACGGAGGCTGgtccagctgggcagagtggtCGCCCTGCTCCAACCGCTGTGGACGAGGCTGGCAGAAGCGCACACGGACCTGCACCAACCCGGCTCCCCTTAACGGAGGTGCCTTCTGTGAGGGCCAGGCCTTCCAGAAGACAGCCTGTACCACTGTGTGCCCAG TGGACGGCGCGTGGACCGAGTGGAGCAAGTGGTCGGCCTGCAGCACCGAGTGCGCGCACTGGCGCAGCCGCGAGTGCATGGCGCCCCCGCCGCAGAACGGGGGCCGGGACTGCAGCGGGGCGCTGCTCGACTCCAAGAACTGCACGGACGGGCTGTGCATGCAGA TTGCGGAGGCCTCGGGAGACGTGGCGCTGTACGCGGGCCTCGTGGTGGCCGTCTTCGTGGTCGTCGCTGTCCTCATGGCCGTGGGGGTGGTCGTGTACCGCCGCAACTGCCACGACTTTGACACCGACATCACCGACTCCTCGGCCGCCCTCACTGGTGGCTTCCACCCCGTCAACTTCAAGACTGTGAGGCCCA GCAATCCACAACTCCTGCATCCGTCTGTCCCTCCCGACCTGACGGCCAGCGCGGGCATCTACCGCGGGCCCGTGTACGCCCTGCAGGACCCGGCCGACAAGATCCCCATGACCAACTCACCACTTCTGGATCCCCTGCCCAACCTCAAGATCAAGGTCTACAGCTCCGGCACCGCTGGCTCCGGGTCCGGCCTGCCTGACGGGACCGACCTCCTGGGCGTCTTGCCATCCGGCACATACCCCGGCGAGTTCTCCCGGGATGCCCACTTCTTGCACATGCGCAGCGCCAGCCTCAGCtcccagcagcagctcctgggccTGCCACGAGACCCGGGCAGCAGCGTCAGTGGCACCTTTGGCTGCCTGGGTGGGAGGCTGAGCATTCCCAACACAG GGGTCAGCCTGCTGGTGCCCCATGGAGCCATTCCCCAGGGCAAGTTCTACGAGATGTACCTACTTATCCACAAGGCTGAAAACACCCT cccactTTCGGAAGGGACCCAGACAGTATTGAGCCCTTCGGTGACCTGCGGGCCCACGGGCCTTCTCCTGTGCCGCCCCGTCATTCTCACCGTACCCCACTGTGCCGAAGTCAGCGCTGGCGACTGGATCTTCCAGCTCAAGACCCAGGCCCACCAGGGCCACTGGGAG GAGGTGGTGACCCTGGATGAGGAGACCCTGAACACTCCCTGCTACTGCCAGCTGGAAGCCAGGTCTTGCCACATCCTGTTGGACCAGCTGGGCACCTACGTGTTCACGGGCGAGTCCTACTCCCGCTCAGCGGTCAAGCGGCTCCAGGTGGCCATCTTCGCCCCTGCTCTCTGTACCTCTCTAGAATACAGCCTCAGGGTCTACTGCCTGGAGGACACACCCATAGCATTGAAG GAGGTGCTGGAGCTGGAGCGGACCCTGGGTGGCTACCTGGTGGAAGAGCCCAAGGCCCTGCTGTTTAAGGACAGTTACCACAACCTGCGCCTCTCCCTCCATGACCTCCCCCATGCCCACTGGAGGAGCAAACTGCTGGCTAAGTACCAG GAGATCCCCTTCTGTCACATCTGGAGCGGTAGCCAGAAGGCCCTGCATTGCACTTTCACCCTGGAGCGGCACAGCCTGGCTTCCACGGAGCTCACCTGCAAGGTCTGCGTGCggcaggtggaaggagagggcCAGATCTTCCAGCTGCGCACCACGCTGTCCGAG ACCCCGGCCGGCTCCCTGGACGCTCTCTGCTCTGCCCCTGGCAACGCTGCCACCACCCAGCTGGGACCCTATGCCTTCAAGATTCCACTGTCCATCCGCCAGAAGATCTGCAACAGCCTCGACGCCTCCAACTCACGGGGCAACGACTGGCGGCTGTTGGCACAGAAACTGTCCATGGACCG GTACCTGAATTACTTCGCCACCAAAGCAAGTCCCACGGGCGTGATCCTAGACCTCTGGGAAGCTCAGCAGCAGGACGACGGGGACCTCAACAGCCTGGCCAGTGCCTTGGAGGAGATGGGCAAGAGTGAGATGCTGCTGGCCATGGCCACGGACGGGGACTGCTGA
- the Unc5b gene encoding netrin receptor UNC5B isoform X1 has product MWARGALLLLALLLCWHPTPSLAGTGTGGQVLPDSFPSAPAEPLPHFLLEPQDAYIVKNKAVELRCRAFPATQIYFKCNGEWVSQSDHVTQESVDEATGLRVREVQIEVSRQQVEELFGLEDYWCQCVAWSSAGTTKSHRAYVRIAYLRKNFDQEPLGKEVPLDHEVLLQCRPPEGVPVAEVEWLKNEDVIDPTQDTNFLLTIDHNLIIRQARLSDTANYTCVAKNIVAKRRSTTATVIVFVNGGWSSWAEWSPCSNRCGRGWQKRTRTCTNPAPLNGGAFCEGQAFQKTACTTVCPVDGAWTEWSKWSACSTECAHWRSRECMAPPPQNGGRDCSGALLDSKNCTDGLCMQNKRTLSDPKNHLAEASGDVALYAGLVVAVFVVVAVLMAVGVVVYRRNCHDFDTDITDSSAALTGGFHPVNFKTVRPSNPQLLHPSVPPDLTASAGIYRGPVYALQDPADKIPMTNSPLLDPLPNLKIKVYSSGTAGSGSGLPDGTDLLGVLPSGTYPGEFSRDAHFLHMRSASLSSQQQLLGLPRDPGSSVSGTFGCLGGRLSIPNTGVSLLVPHGAIPQGKFYEMYLLIHKAENTLPLSEGTQTVLSPSVTCGPTGLLLCRPVILTVPHCAEVSAGDWIFQLKTQAHQGHWEEVVTLDEETLNTPCYCQLEARSCHILLDQLGTYVFTGESYSRSAVKRLQVAIFAPALCTSLEYSLRVYCLEDTPIALKEVLELERTLGGYLVEEPKALLFKDSYHNLRLSLHDLPHAHWRSKLLAKYQEIPFCHIWSGSQKALHCTFTLERHSLASTELTCKVCVRQVEGEGQIFQLRTTLSETPAGSLDALCSAPGNAATTQLGPYAFKIPLSIRQKICNSLDASNSRGNDWRLLAQKLSMDRYLNYFATKASPTGVILDLWEAQQQDDGDLNSLASALEEMGKSEMLLAMATDGDC; this is encoded by the exons GTACGGGGACGGGCGGCCAGGTGCTCCCGGACTCCTTCCCCTCGGCGCCCGCCGAGCCGCTGCCACACTTCCTGCTCGAGCCGCAGGACGCCTACATCGTGAAGAACAAGGCCGTGGAGCTGCGCTGCCGCGCCTTCCCCGCCACGCAGATCTACTTCAAGTGTAACGGGGAGTGGGTCAGCCAGAGCGACCACGTCACGCAGGAAAGCGTGGACGAGGCCACAG gCCTGCGGGTGCGAGAGGTGCAGATCGAGGTGTCTCGGCAGCAGGTGgaggagctctttgggttggaggaCTACTGGTGCCAATGTGTGGCCTGGAGCTCCGCGGGCACCACCAAGAGTCACAGGGCCTACGTCCGCATAGCCT ACCTGCGCAAGAACTTTGACCAGGAGCCGCTGGGGAAGGAAGTGCCCCTGGACCACGAGGTGCTGCTGCAGTGCCGCCCACCGGAGGGGGTGCCTGTGGCCGAG GTGGAATGGCTCAAGAATGAGGATGTCATCGACCCCACCCAGGACACCAACTTCCTTCTCACCATCGACCACAACCTCATCATTCGCCAGGCTCGACTGTCAGACACGGCCAACTACACCTGCGTGGCCAAGAACATCGTGGCTAAGCGCCGGAGCACCACAGCCACCGTCATCGTCTTCG TGAACGGAGGCTGgtccagctgggcagagtggtCGCCCTGCTCCAACCGCTGTGGACGAGGCTGGCAGAAGCGCACACGGACCTGCACCAACCCGGCTCCCCTTAACGGAGGTGCCTTCTGTGAGGGCCAGGCCTTCCAGAAGACAGCCTGTACCACTGTGTGCCCAG TGGACGGCGCGTGGACCGAGTGGAGCAAGTGGTCGGCCTGCAGCACCGAGTGCGCGCACTGGCGCAGCCGCGAGTGCATGGCGCCCCCGCCGCAGAACGGGGGCCGGGACTGCAGCGGGGCGCTGCTCGACTCCAAGAACTGCACGGACGGGCTGTGCATGCAGA ATAAGAGAACTCTAAGCGATCCTAAAAACCACC TTGCGGAGGCCTCGGGAGACGTGGCGCTGTACGCGGGCCTCGTGGTGGCCGTCTTCGTGGTCGTCGCTGTCCTCATGGCCGTGGGGGTGGTCGTGTACCGCCGCAACTGCCACGACTTTGACACCGACATCACCGACTCCTCGGCCGCCCTCACTGGTGGCTTCCACCCCGTCAACTTCAAGACTGTGAGGCCCA GCAATCCACAACTCCTGCATCCGTCTGTCCCTCCCGACCTGACGGCCAGCGCGGGCATCTACCGCGGGCCCGTGTACGCCCTGCAGGACCCGGCCGACAAGATCCCCATGACCAACTCACCACTTCTGGATCCCCTGCCCAACCTCAAGATCAAGGTCTACAGCTCCGGCACCGCTGGCTCCGGGTCCGGCCTGCCTGACGGGACCGACCTCCTGGGCGTCTTGCCATCCGGCACATACCCCGGCGAGTTCTCCCGGGATGCCCACTTCTTGCACATGCGCAGCGCCAGCCTCAGCtcccagcagcagctcctgggccTGCCACGAGACCCGGGCAGCAGCGTCAGTGGCACCTTTGGCTGCCTGGGTGGGAGGCTGAGCATTCCCAACACAG GGGTCAGCCTGCTGGTGCCCCATGGAGCCATTCCCCAGGGCAAGTTCTACGAGATGTACCTACTTATCCACAAGGCTGAAAACACCCT cccactTTCGGAAGGGACCCAGACAGTATTGAGCCCTTCGGTGACCTGCGGGCCCACGGGCCTTCTCCTGTGCCGCCCCGTCATTCTCACCGTACCCCACTGTGCCGAAGTCAGCGCTGGCGACTGGATCTTCCAGCTCAAGACCCAGGCCCACCAGGGCCACTGGGAG GAGGTGGTGACCCTGGATGAGGAGACCCTGAACACTCCCTGCTACTGCCAGCTGGAAGCCAGGTCTTGCCACATCCTGTTGGACCAGCTGGGCACCTACGTGTTCACGGGCGAGTCCTACTCCCGCTCAGCGGTCAAGCGGCTCCAGGTGGCCATCTTCGCCCCTGCTCTCTGTACCTCTCTAGAATACAGCCTCAGGGTCTACTGCCTGGAGGACACACCCATAGCATTGAAG GAGGTGCTGGAGCTGGAGCGGACCCTGGGTGGCTACCTGGTGGAAGAGCCCAAGGCCCTGCTGTTTAAGGACAGTTACCACAACCTGCGCCTCTCCCTCCATGACCTCCCCCATGCCCACTGGAGGAGCAAACTGCTGGCTAAGTACCAG GAGATCCCCTTCTGTCACATCTGGAGCGGTAGCCAGAAGGCCCTGCATTGCACTTTCACCCTGGAGCGGCACAGCCTGGCTTCCACGGAGCTCACCTGCAAGGTCTGCGTGCggcaggtggaaggagagggcCAGATCTTCCAGCTGCGCACCACGCTGTCCGAG ACCCCGGCCGGCTCCCTGGACGCTCTCTGCTCTGCCCCTGGCAACGCTGCCACCACCCAGCTGGGACCCTATGCCTTCAAGATTCCACTGTCCATCCGCCAGAAGATCTGCAACAGCCTCGACGCCTCCAACTCACGGGGCAACGACTGGCGGCTGTTGGCACAGAAACTGTCCATGGACCG GTACCTGAATTACTTCGCCACCAAAGCAAGTCCCACGGGCGTGATCCTAGACCTCTGGGAAGCTCAGCAGCAGGACGACGGGGACCTCAACAGCCTGGCCAGTGCCTTGGAGGAGATGGGCAAGAGTGAGATGCTGCTGGCCATGGCCACGGACGGGGACTGCTGA